A single region of the Alosa alosa isolate M-15738 ecotype Scorff River chromosome 6, AALO_Geno_1.1, whole genome shotgun sequence genome encodes:
- the LOC125296587 gene encoding bcl-2-related ovarian killer protein homolog B-like — MSATQLEAFEQTRTFVFQTKALCIEYIYSRLAREGLIFPVVEYEHLKSSGTPEDVFAVLLKLGDELESMGPFIYRDVAKQLNILVDVESMVSDAFFTVAMEISSSGMTWGKVVAVYALAGALAVDCVRQGHTDMIYTIVDSMGVFAYKGLAPWLIQQGGWVEITNCIVKPSPDLQSYWLNNIIIFWRNLWQIFFIKLTKTW; from the exons ATGTCTGCAACGCAGTTGGAAGCCTTTGAGCAAACCCGAACATTTGTATTCCAAACCAAGGCACTTTGTATAGAGTACATCTATTCACGACTCGCTCGAGAGGGGTTGATCTTTCCAGTTGTGGAATATGAACATCTAAAGTCAAGTGGAACACCTGAAGATGTTTTCGCAGTGCTCCTGAAATTAG GTGATGAATTGGAAAGCATGGGTCCATTTATTTATCGTGATGTGGCAAAGCAGCTGAACATTTTGGTTGATGTGGAAAGCATGGTGTCAGATGCATTTTTTACTGTTGCAATGGAGATATCGTCCTCTG GAATGACTTGGGGGAAAGTAGTGGCTGTTTATGCATTGGCAGGTGCTTTGGCTGTGGACTGTGTGCGGCAAGGCCACACAGATATGATTTACACTATAGTGGATAGCATGGGAGTGTTTGCTTACAAGGGCCTTGCCCCGTGGTTGATCCAGCAAGGTGGATGG gtgGAAATTACTAATTGTATAGTAAAACCTTCCCCAGACCTCCAGTCTTATTGGTTGAACAATATTATAATTTTCTGGAGAAACCTTTGGCAGATATTCTTCATTAAACTGACGAAGACATGGTGA